A genomic stretch from Candidatus Rokuibacteriota bacterium includes:
- the rplE gene encoding 50S ribosomal protein L5 — protein MAKTVKAQATKPAPKQRPPAPGEPPAPPARPKGSGRIPPRLREHYRKVVIPSLMKERGYTNPFQVPRLEKVVINMGVGEAKDNVKVLESSTADLAAISGQKPVITRAKKSIANFKLRAGVPIGVKVSLRGSRMYEFLDRLINVALPRVRDFKGMPPTAFDGRGNYAMGLREQVIFPEIVYDKIDKVRGMDVIIVTTAATDEEAKALLTQLGMPFRE, from the coding sequence ATGGCGAAGACGGTCAAAGCCCAGGCGACGAAGCCGGCGCCCAAGCAGCGTCCGCCCGCTCCGGGGGAGCCCCCGGCTCCGCCGGCCCGCCCGAAGGGCAGCGGGCGGATTCCGCCGCGCCTCCGCGAGCACTACCGGAAGGTGGTGATTCCCTCGCTGATGAAGGAGCGCGGGTACACGAACCCGTTCCAGGTGCCGCGGCTCGAGAAGGTCGTGATCAACATGGGCGTCGGCGAGGCGAAGGACAACGTGAAGGTGCTCGAATCGAGCACCGCCGATCTCGCGGCCATCAGCGGCCAGAAGCCGGTGATCACGCGGGCGAAGAAGTCGATCGCCAACTTCAAGCTGCGGGCCGGGGTCCCGATCGGGGTCAAAGTCAGTCTTCGAGGGTCCCGGATGTACGAGTTCCTGGATCGGCTGATCAACGTGGCGCTCCCCCGCGTGCGCGACTTCAAGGGGATGCCGCCGACGGCCTTCGACGGGCGGGGTAACTACGCCATGGGTCTTCGGGAACAGGTGATCTTCCCCGAGATCGTGTACGACAAGATCGACAAGGTCCGCGGGATGGACGTGATCATCGTCACCACGGCCGCGACCGACGAAGAGGCGAAGGCCCTGCTCACGCAGCTGGGCATGCCGTTCCGCGAGTAG